A part of Haloarchaeobius sp. HME9146 genomic DNA contains:
- a CDS encoding ABC transporter ATP-binding protein, giving the protein MSLDFTVRARFTAPGAEPFTVDADLAVETGETLVVLGPSGSGKTLLLECVGGHHSYHGTVASHGHDLSDAPPEHRDFGFVFQDYALFPHMTARENVDFGSKYHDEVGDPDDLLADLDVADLADRYPDTLSGGEQQRVALARALAIQPDVLLLDEPLSALDAPTRRSLRGDLADVLDEVTALYVTHDRTTARALADRVAVMRDGQVVQVGSPEEVFERPATAFVARFVGANVLPGGLVGSKAESVAIRPEHVRIGDGEYTGTVERAAREEAATRVTLDVGGTRVEALVQDPPTVGESVAVGLPAAHRSRLDG; this is encoded by the coding sequence GTGAGCCTCGACTTCACGGTCCGGGCCCGGTTCACCGCCCCCGGTGCCGAGCCGTTCACCGTCGACGCCGATCTGGCGGTCGAGACCGGCGAGACGCTGGTCGTCCTCGGCCCCAGCGGGAGCGGGAAGACCCTGCTCCTCGAATGCGTCGGCGGCCACCACAGCTACCACGGAACCGTCGCGAGCCACGGCCACGACCTCAGTGACGCCCCACCGGAGCATCGCGACTTCGGCTTCGTGTTCCAGGACTACGCGCTGTTCCCGCACATGACCGCCCGCGAGAACGTCGACTTCGGGTCGAAGTACCACGACGAGGTGGGCGACCCCGACGACCTGCTCGCGGACCTCGACGTGGCCGACCTCGCCGACCGCTATCCGGACACGCTCTCGGGCGGGGAGCAACAGCGCGTCGCCCTCGCGCGCGCCCTCGCCATCCAGCCCGACGTGTTGCTGCTAGACGAGCCGCTGTCGGCACTCGACGCACCGACCCGCCGGAGCCTCCGGGGTGACCTCGCGGACGTACTGGACGAGGTGACGGCGCTGTACGTCACCCACGACCGGACGACCGCCCGGGCGCTGGCCGACCGCGTGGCGGTCATGCGGGATGGGCAGGTCGTCCAGGTCGGGAGCCCCGAAGAGGTGTTCGAGCGACCAGCCACCGCGTTCGTGGCCCGGTTCGTCGGCGCGAACGTGCTCCCCGGAGGCCTCGTCGGTTCGAAGGCCGAGTCGGTCGCGATCCGACCCGAACACGTCCGAATCGGCGACGGGGAGTACACCGGGACCGTCGAACGGGCGGCCCGTGAGGAGGCTGCGACCCGGGTGACGCTCGATGTGGGCGGGACAAGGGTCGAGGCGCTGGTGCAGGACCCGCCGACGGTCGGTGAGTCTGTCGCGGTGGGACTGCCCGCAGCACACCGCAGCCGGCTCGACGGGTAG
- a CDS encoding PQQ-binding-like beta-propeller repeat protein has translation MTDWFPSRRRFLLSCATVGLSGCSALQADPPAPGPGDWTHPRSDAARTGHSPVGDLREQPSVAWRIDLEHVGAPNAAATLFDGTLYHPDGGFLAVDATDGTVRARGTETTFSAPVVAPTAAYRNETLVFGGAGTVTGANPSGTVPGDLRQRWRFPGPPGESLFPSFAAGADEPGPAVADGTVYWSGPVSGDDSLVAIDASSGRKHWHVTAENGLHEPVVADGAVFAGNLADVVVAVDHDGTERWRVRRDIRFVDWNRFVADDERLYLARSEHVAALDTTTGEEVWSQALTARNGTRPALADGTLFVGVSTEEEASDALVALDAATGEQRWSVPAGSHDRPPVVAGETLYQVDYDTIVARDVTDGTERWRWTNPTEDQLAVPTPSDRRLYVPALRELLALEVPT, from the coding sequence ATGACCGACTGGTTCCCCTCCCGACGCCGCTTCCTCCTCAGCTGTGCGACGGTGGGACTGAGTGGTTGCAGTGCCCTCCAGGCCGACCCGCCAGCCCCCGGTCCCGGCGACTGGACCCACCCACGGAGCGACGCCGCCAGAACCGGCCACAGCCCGGTTGGCGACCTTCGCGAACAGCCAAGCGTCGCCTGGCGCATCGACCTCGAACACGTCGGTGCTCCGAACGCGGCCGCGACGCTGTTCGACGGGACACTCTACCATCCCGACGGTGGGTTTCTCGCTGTCGACGCGACCGACGGAACCGTCCGCGCCCGCGGCACCGAGACGACGTTTTCGGCACCAGTCGTCGCGCCCACGGCGGCCTACCGGAACGAGACGCTGGTCTTCGGGGGTGCCGGGACCGTCACCGGCGCGAACCCGTCGGGTACCGTCCCAGGCGACCTTCGCCAACGCTGGCGGTTCCCCGGGCCACCGGGCGAATCACTGTTTCCGTCGTTCGCCGCTGGCGCGGACGAGCCCGGCCCCGCCGTCGCGGACGGGACGGTATACTGGTCCGGGCCCGTCTCGGGGGACGACTCCCTCGTCGCCATCGACGCCAGCAGCGGCCGGAAGCACTGGCACGTCACCGCCGAGAACGGCCTGCACGAACCTGTGGTCGCCGACGGCGCCGTGTTCGCAGGGAACCTCGCAGACGTGGTGGTGGCGGTCGACCACGACGGGACCGAACGCTGGCGGGTGCGGCGAGACATCCGGTTCGTCGACTGGAACCGCTTCGTCGCTGACGACGAGCGCCTCTACCTCGCCCGCAGCGAGCACGTGGCCGCACTGGACACGACCACGGGTGAGGAGGTGTGGAGCCAGGCGCTGACGGCTCGTAACGGAACCCGACCCGCCCTCGCCGACGGGACGCTCTTCGTCGGTGTCTCCACCGAGGAGGAAGCGAGCGACGCACTGGTCGCGCTCGACGCCGCAACCGGCGAGCAACGCTGGTCGGTGCCCGCGGGCTCACACGACCGGCCGCCCGTCGTCGCGGGCGAGACGCTCTACCAGGTCGACTACGACACCATCGTCGCCCGGGACGTCACGGACGGAACCGAGCGGTGGCGGTGGACGAATCCGACCGAGGACCAGCTAGCGGTCCCGACGCCAAGCGACAGACGCCTCTACGTCCCGGCGCTCCGTGAACTCCTGGCGCTGGAGGTGCCCACATGA